One window of Kryptolebias marmoratus isolate JLee-2015 linkage group LG3, ASM164957v2, whole genome shotgun sequence genomic DNA carries:
- the LOC108239992 gene encoding ubinuclein-1 isoform X2: protein MAESRRVQLTTLSCDAVQQTDGPASVQRRQSCGGVPHGEETRSDRAADAETVRLVLTLFEPDERSFPEFNYCQLVDNESGFKQEEVEENDDVAAIARKLEEKYGGKLKKKDRIQDLIDIGYGYDEEDSFIDNSEAYDEFVPSSITTKFGGFYVNSGPLQFRQASDTETDDLSTEEGTSEPTKTLKLISNEQKPKKCCKARGKVKSASNQKLSTLFKAGLNEMKIKKKKKAVKTLSVTSMLKKFQKEKERERQKMERANQMAADVTSATTTPMFPADAAGGGGSGLTDPLLSLIGSTNDHALIQAANTVDFDIDLDSLLDVSEENMSPKSHPQMATETQLIQTRTDDQLNILSDAESQVLTPKVQFLPKPEPEQIQLLTEPSLMLSPQCAPLPEGLPPALEDSIRSLMVAAKTSEGESKLKFFNPDINSILLDIELQCQEQSGQLRSKVYRHLSSFMPCSKDTLLKRVKKLLVTQEEPVRMEGSLQELKEAIERSMPEQMACFHENCQTYEQLKTSKSIEEENVEDKGGRRGGPKKLFKWNQEIRECLARVLREKMEKCKMDGKSDQEIEEHVKTLLDSEVKPLWPKGWMQLRVLMRESRKLLGLFTTLQVNKTKGLKRQSSTGGASTSSGGCNNLQGAPAPSQHSTGTDQVLDEGSNISSCVDQEPELKLDSDTHTSSLEIGEKLPVNAPFAPAHSLLDILAEQALAHEYPAQELLAAAVGKHWSFSEDKSPPLPPPPPQSSPVNFSEGGVCQVVLPNLLQVRSMRRGCWPGAE, encoded by the exons ATGGCGGAGTCCCGGAGAGTTCAGCTGACCACTTTGAGCTGTGACGCGGTTCAGCAGACCGACGGGCCGGCATCGGTCCAAAGACGTCAGTCCTGCGGGGGTGTCCCGCACGGGGAAGAGACCCGCTCGGACCGAGCCGCGGACGCCGAGACAGTCCGACTCGTCCTCACTCTGTTTGAGCCCGACGAGCGGAGCTTTCCGGAGTTTAACTACTGTCAACTTGTTGACAACGAG AGCGGATTCAAACAGGaagaagtggaagaaaatgatgACGTTGCTGCCATTGCAAGAAAGTTGGAGGAAAAATAT GGTGGCAAACTTAAGAAAAAGGACCGTATTCAGGACTTGATTGATATTGGATATGGTTATGATGAAGAGGATTCTTTCATTGATAACTCAGAAGCT TATGATGAGTTTGTGCCATCTTCAATCACAACAAAATTCGGTGGATTCTACGTGAATTCAGGTCCACTGCAGTTCCGCCAGGCCTCCGACACCGAGACTGATGATTTGTCAACAGAAGAGGGAACGTCTGAGCCCACAAAA ACACTGAAACTCATCAGTAATGAGCAGAAGCCAAAGAAATGCTGCAAAGCAAGAGGAAAGGTGAAAAGCGCTTCAAATCAAAAGTTAAG CACTTTATTTAAAGCTGGGCTGAATGAGATGAAgatcaaaaagaagaaaaaggctgTGAAAACGCTGAGCGTCACCAGCATGCtgaaaaagtttcagaaagaaaaagagagggaaCGGCAGAAGATGGAGCGGGCCAATCAGATGGCTGCAGATGTAACGAGTGCAACCACGACCCCCATGTTTCCTGCAGATGCAGCCGGAGGTGGAGGCTCCGGACTAACTGACCCTCTTCTCAGTTTAATCGGCTCCACCAATGATCACGCTCTAATCCAAGCAGCCAACACGGTGGATTTTGATATTGATTTGGACTCTTTGTTAGATGTCAGTGAGGAGAACATGTCTCCAAAGTCACATCCTCAAATGGCTACAGAGACTCAACTTATCCAAACCAGGACAGATGatcagctgaacattttgtctGATGCCGAATCCCAAGTTTTAACTCCAAAAGTCCAGTTTCTGCCAAAGCCAGAACCAGAGCAAATCCAGCTGCTGACTGAACCCAGTTTGATGTTGTCACCTCAGTGTGCCCCCCTGCCAGAGGGTCTCCCCCCAGCACTGGAGGACAGCATCAGAAGTCTCATGGTG gCTGCCAAGACATCAGAAGGGGAGTCAAAGCTCAAGTTCTTTAATCCAGATATCAACTCAATCCTGCTGGA TATTGAGCTGCAGTGTCAAGAACAGAGTGGTCAGCTCCGGTCCAAAGTCTACAGACACCTGTCGTCATTCATGCCCTGCAGCAAAGATACACTTCTAAAACGAGTGAAGAAACTGTTGGTCACACAGGAG GAACCTGTTCGTATGGAAGGTTCCCTGCAGGAACTGAAGGAGGCAATTGAAAGATCAATGCCAGAGCAGATGGCATGTTTTCATGAAAACTGTCAAACATATGAACAACTCAAGACTTCAAA GTCAATTGAAGAGGAAAATGTGGAGGACAAAGGTGGGAGACGAGGAGGTCCAAAGAAGTTGTTCAAATGGAATCAGGAGATCAG GGAATGCTTGGCTCGTGTACTGCGGGAGAAAATGGAGAAATGTAAAATGGATGGCAAAAGTGACCAAGAGATTGAAGAGCATGTTAAAACTCTGCTCGACAGTGAGGTGAAACCACTCTGGCCAAAAGGATGGATGCAATTAAG GGTGCTGATGAGGGAAAGCAGGAAGTTGTTGGGCCTATTTACTACATTACA AGTGAATAAGACCAAAGGTTTGAAGAGGCAGTCTTCCACTGGTGGTGCTTCTACATCATCAGGTGGCTGTAACAATCTTCAGGGAGCTCCAGCACCATCACAACACTCCACAGGAACAGATCAGGTCCTTGATGAGGGTTCAAACATCTCCAGTTGTGTTGATCAGGAACCAGAGTTGAAACTGGACTCTGATACCCATACCTCATCACTTGAAATTGGTGAGAAACTTCCAGTAAATGCTCCTTTTGCTCCTGCACATTCACTCCTGGATATCCTCGCTGAGCAAGCACTGGCTCATGAGTACCCTGCCCAGGAACTTTTGGCAGCAGCTGTAGGAAAGCACTGGAGCTTCAGTGAGGACAAAagtccccctcttcctcctccacctcctcagtCCAGCCCTGTTAATTTCTCTGAGGGTGGTGTTTGTCAGGTTGTTCTGCCTAATCTGCTGCAGGTCAGATCAATGAGACGTGGATGCTGGCCAGGTGCAGAGTAG
- the LOC108239992 gene encoding ubinuclein-1 isoform X1: MAESRRVQLTTLSCDAVQQTDGPASVQRRQSCGGVPHGEETRSDRAADAETVRLVLTLFEPDERSFPEFNYCQLVDNEINGTGDVPQSGFKQEEVEENDDVAAIARKLEEKYGGKLKKKDRIQDLIDIGYGYDEEDSFIDNSEAYDEFVPSSITTKFGGFYVNSGPLQFRQASDTETDDLSTEEGTSEPTKTLKLISNEQKPKKCCKARGKVKSASNQKLSTLFKAGLNEMKIKKKKKAVKTLSVTSMLKKFQKEKERERQKMERANQMAADVTSATTTPMFPADAAGGGGSGLTDPLLSLIGSTNDHALIQAANTVDFDIDLDSLLDVSEENMSPKSHPQMATETQLIQTRTDDQLNILSDAESQVLTPKVQFLPKPEPEQIQLLTEPSLMLSPQCAPLPEGLPPALEDSIRSLMVAAKTSEGESKLKFFNPDINSILLDIELQCQEQSGQLRSKVYRHLSSFMPCSKDTLLKRVKKLLVTQEEPVRMEGSLQELKEAIERSMPEQMACFHENCQTYEQLKTSKSIEEENVEDKGGRRGGPKKLFKWNQEIRECLARVLREKMEKCKMDGKSDQEIEEHVKTLLDSEVKPLWPKGWMQLRVLMRESRKLLGLFTTLQVNKTKGLKRQSSTGGASTSSGGCNNLQGAPAPSQHSTGTDQVLDEGSNISSCVDQEPELKLDSDTHTSSLEIGEKLPVNAPFAPAHSLLDILAEQALAHEYPAQELLAAAVGKHWSFSEDKSPPLPPPPPQSSPVNFSEGGVCQVVLPNLLQVRSMRRGCWPGAE; encoded by the exons ATGGCGGAGTCCCGGAGAGTTCAGCTGACCACTTTGAGCTGTGACGCGGTTCAGCAGACCGACGGGCCGGCATCGGTCCAAAGACGTCAGTCCTGCGGGGGTGTCCCGCACGGGGAAGAGACCCGCTCGGACCGAGCCGCGGACGCCGAGACAGTCCGACTCGTCCTCACTCTGTTTGAGCCCGACGAGCGGAGCTTTCCGGAGTTTAACTACTGTCAACTTGTTGACAACGAG ATAAACGGAACAGGTGATGTCCCACAGAGCGGATTCAAACAGGaagaagtggaagaaaatgatgACGTTGCTGCCATTGCAAGAAAGTTGGAGGAAAAATAT GGTGGCAAACTTAAGAAAAAGGACCGTATTCAGGACTTGATTGATATTGGATATGGTTATGATGAAGAGGATTCTTTCATTGATAACTCAGAAGCT TATGATGAGTTTGTGCCATCTTCAATCACAACAAAATTCGGTGGATTCTACGTGAATTCAGGTCCACTGCAGTTCCGCCAGGCCTCCGACACCGAGACTGATGATTTGTCAACAGAAGAGGGAACGTCTGAGCCCACAAAA ACACTGAAACTCATCAGTAATGAGCAGAAGCCAAAGAAATGCTGCAAAGCAAGAGGAAAGGTGAAAAGCGCTTCAAATCAAAAGTTAAG CACTTTATTTAAAGCTGGGCTGAATGAGATGAAgatcaaaaagaagaaaaaggctgTGAAAACGCTGAGCGTCACCAGCATGCtgaaaaagtttcagaaagaaaaagagagggaaCGGCAGAAGATGGAGCGGGCCAATCAGATGGCTGCAGATGTAACGAGTGCAACCACGACCCCCATGTTTCCTGCAGATGCAGCCGGAGGTGGAGGCTCCGGACTAACTGACCCTCTTCTCAGTTTAATCGGCTCCACCAATGATCACGCTCTAATCCAAGCAGCCAACACGGTGGATTTTGATATTGATTTGGACTCTTTGTTAGATGTCAGTGAGGAGAACATGTCTCCAAAGTCACATCCTCAAATGGCTACAGAGACTCAACTTATCCAAACCAGGACAGATGatcagctgaacattttgtctGATGCCGAATCCCAAGTTTTAACTCCAAAAGTCCAGTTTCTGCCAAAGCCAGAACCAGAGCAAATCCAGCTGCTGACTGAACCCAGTTTGATGTTGTCACCTCAGTGTGCCCCCCTGCCAGAGGGTCTCCCCCCAGCACTGGAGGACAGCATCAGAAGTCTCATGGTG gCTGCCAAGACATCAGAAGGGGAGTCAAAGCTCAAGTTCTTTAATCCAGATATCAACTCAATCCTGCTGGA TATTGAGCTGCAGTGTCAAGAACAGAGTGGTCAGCTCCGGTCCAAAGTCTACAGACACCTGTCGTCATTCATGCCCTGCAGCAAAGATACACTTCTAAAACGAGTGAAGAAACTGTTGGTCACACAGGAG GAACCTGTTCGTATGGAAGGTTCCCTGCAGGAACTGAAGGAGGCAATTGAAAGATCAATGCCAGAGCAGATGGCATGTTTTCATGAAAACTGTCAAACATATGAACAACTCAAGACTTCAAA GTCAATTGAAGAGGAAAATGTGGAGGACAAAGGTGGGAGACGAGGAGGTCCAAAGAAGTTGTTCAAATGGAATCAGGAGATCAG GGAATGCTTGGCTCGTGTACTGCGGGAGAAAATGGAGAAATGTAAAATGGATGGCAAAAGTGACCAAGAGATTGAAGAGCATGTTAAAACTCTGCTCGACAGTGAGGTGAAACCACTCTGGCCAAAAGGATGGATGCAATTAAG GGTGCTGATGAGGGAAAGCAGGAAGTTGTTGGGCCTATTTACTACATTACA AGTGAATAAGACCAAAGGTTTGAAGAGGCAGTCTTCCACTGGTGGTGCTTCTACATCATCAGGTGGCTGTAACAATCTTCAGGGAGCTCCAGCACCATCACAACACTCCACAGGAACAGATCAGGTCCTTGATGAGGGTTCAAACATCTCCAGTTGTGTTGATCAGGAACCAGAGTTGAAACTGGACTCTGATACCCATACCTCATCACTTGAAATTGGTGAGAAACTTCCAGTAAATGCTCCTTTTGCTCCTGCACATTCACTCCTGGATATCCTCGCTGAGCAAGCACTGGCTCATGAGTACCCTGCCCAGGAACTTTTGGCAGCAGCTGTAGGAAAGCACTGGAGCTTCAGTGAGGACAAAagtccccctcttcctcctccacctcctcagtCCAGCCCTGTTAATTTCTCTGAGGGTGGTGTTTGTCAGGTTGTTCTGCCTAATCTGCTGCAGGTCAGATCAATGAGACGTGGATGCTGGCCAGGTGCAGAGTAG